One Danio rerio strain Tuebingen ecotype United States chromosome 13, GRCz12tu, whole genome shotgun sequence DNA window includes the following coding sequences:
- the wu:fc17b08 gene encoding uncharacterized protein wu:fc17b08 isoform X2, with protein MQQMLSKLTTYYTSRNSCSQDSLQTNGKKDQSLVKTSRVSSSAAVGALSAQNKFIMVDQDAPLDLSVKKIKVEDIQQDGVLDLSTKKNLSKDHLCLKNSPVHVSPAARLVKRDSIDLSLAQVGDLQSASTLEQFMSKLCLHHQHQIVDALGFLQSEVKTVSNHFQTPISTLPEKQATTSSSIVSSESRSEVQRPERTCSVDAALSIKTQSVARSQKTTSEDLNADVSSIATSEKTVDICKKEDFSSSSSCGTVVELENASSPVTKTTTDHQEIKKSLVSSLQQVKHGDSVKKCLCSAERCTCTAASDQEDLLSKHTDMSSVAQNEDAVVNPSTVHKASNVVLSVSPRTARKSRKGSCLRPRNGSLSCIISDPDSHCDLVYIKKSIIECQPQSRNRLHPRLNARKSTRGHKYVEEYLELKTVRTLARKPIHDSVGNCPVLLADLQTSVTPRQTLSGSVPLVNAPFTGDCMKNIIQKLSSEQIAEEEMPGDVVKVTGISLMVETSHTDKTETNSQISHEPSCKESEASMQIDVSLETVSCTPNAVEQEENMDVEEAKESTETTELAVETEQCDPPLVPIEEEQCDPPVVPIKEIQCNPSVVPIEKEVDCGTESKPECEGQSLEPSLSPASSNMDPESSTIEISDEQNNERESTSPTDAETDTADVQEPSEASEVNANTEEDRNAQEQTLGDVEPNLQMLPEKKEEDLSGSKIAEVSTVQALANCKKDTDSIPPKVLSTKHTVSSDRCLRSRVSKASVDVVKDSVKHGASEPVDHANDANTKTQSAETDVCTGEEHNSEPVEIPIEKPNHPVIDNAVKTTPKSKGGKAKQQSPKVEMNEPPSVLPPEVLPETISTASNTTESEKQHKMNSQASENLTLRSKSSPIELPVSGDCSPNKKSPHSSENMLLRSRSNTEKICGSKSNSLTDGHSETQGQTPLRENSSTSDQGSIGDLCTPSESATRMPLRSRTISTNKQTVTRESPVKCSIKSEPASSPSSKKIEANGHMPLRSSAGVTAEQPCNDKSALESPGRMSLRRGNASNTEKPCGSTTPPTANKRPSRIHKVSASSSGDAEEIPSSSKLEIQNKKHTESQIKGSDEFFHVPSLPRSEPIVCNPSKFLEALRGEEHQQLISNLNAKFDKMQKGWVQMDKEGQPAPKHKNKADRLKEIWKSKRRVRKSRPLEQQKFSPVQMLFMKPFDLTSICRWFLQSTETKSLVIVKKVNTRLPSETQLCFHSSSAGAGSANGIFPSLQAERLKKHLKKFAIASPVKSNPKNQRLISKALGQGISLMSKEKPKPTTATRICTKAQSLAGVTPVQVPESISATAGSAKNPASARILRKYSNMREKLQVQQNKKCKEKALKSAGLKATIIPKKDDKEKLQTQKGPKSVVVKKISSLSKTAKANSVLKERALKSEDGSSTKRLQGLKRITQAIGAHASANKLSKKLVRTDKAQRVKSIKVDSKKSALQKIPPEPQTLDVDSKSSEDQVLTRSQRKMEGAPSQTASPKSTMKRGLEPLVTPTKRTRTSKP; from the exons ATGCAGCAGATGCTCAGCAAGTTAACTACATACTATACCTCAAGAAACAGCTGCTCTCAGGACTCCCTTCAAACCAATGGAAAAAAGGACCAAAGCCTTGTGAAAACCAGCCGAGTCTCTTCATCTGCTGCTGTCGGTGCATTATCTGCTCAGAATAAGTTCATCATGGTGGACCAAGACGCCCCGCTGGACCTCTCTGTGAAGAAGATTAAAGTAGAGGACATCCAGCAAG ATGGAGTTCTTGATCTTTCAACTAAGAAGAATTTAAGCAAAGACCATTTGTGTTTAAAGAACTCTCCAGTCCACGTCAGTCCGGCTGCACGGTTGGTTAAAag GGACTCCATCGATCTGAGTCTTGCCCAAGTGGGGGATCTACAGTCGGCCTCCACTTTGGAACAGTTCATGTCTAAGCTGTGTTTGCATCATCAGCATCAGATAGTTGACGCATTAGGCTTCTTACAAAGCGAAGTCAAGACCGTGTCCAACCATTTCCAAACACCTATTTCAACTTTGCCCGAGAAGCAAGCAACAACCAGCAGCAGTATTGTGTCCTCTGAAAGCAGGTCCGAGGTTCAGCGGCCTGAAAGAACTTGCTCTGTGGATGCTGCTTTGAGCATTAAGACTCAATCTGTTGCTAGAAGTCAAAAAACTACTTCAGAGGATTTAAACGCTGATGTTAGCAGTATTGCAACCAGTGAAAAAACAGTTGACATTTGTAAGAAGGAAGATTTCTCATCTTCTTCATCGTGTGGAACAGTTGTTGAGCTGGAAAATGCAAGTTCTCCAGTGACTAAGACGACTACTGatcatcaggaaattaaaaagtCTTTAGTTTCAAGCCTTCAGCAAGTGAAACATGGTGATTCTGTAAAGAAATGTCTGTGCAGTGCTGAGCGGTGTACATGTACTGCGGCATCTGATCAAGAAGACCTGCtatcaaaacacacagacatgtcCTCGGTTGCTCAAAACGAGGATGCAGTTGTAAACCCCTCCACAGTTCACAAAGCATCTAATGTTGTTTTATCAGTTTCTCCAAGAACTGCCAGGAAAAGCAGAAAAGGGTCATGCCTCAGGCCAAGGAATGGCTCTTTAAGCTGTATTATTAGTGATCCTGATAGCCACTGTGACttggtttatataaaaaaatcaataatagaATGTCAGCCTCAATCTCGTAATCGACTGCATCCACGACTGAATGCCCGAAAGAGCACAAGAGGGCACAAGTACGTTGAGGAGTATTTGGAGCTAAAAACCGTCCGAACACTGGCACGTAAACCTATACATGATTCCGTTGGGAATTGTCCCGTGCTTTTGGCAGACTTGCAAACTTCAGTAACTCCGAGGCAGACTCTTTCTGGAAGTGTTCCTCTAGTAAATGCGCCCTTTACAGGGGACTGCATGAAGAACATTATTCAGAAGTTATCATCGGAGCAGATAGCGGAGGAGGAAATGCCAGGGGATGTGGTCAAAGTTACCGGTATAAGTCTGATGGTTGAAACCAGTCACACTGATAAAACTGAAACAAATAGCCAAATTTCCCACGAGCCTTCATGTAAGGAGAGTGAAGCAAGTATGCAGATAGATGTGAGTTTAGAAACTGTGAGTTGTACTCCAAATGCAGTAGAGCAAGAAGAAAACATGGATGTGGAAGAAGCCAAAGAGTCCACAGAAACAACAGAACTGGCTGTAGAGACAGAACAGTGTGATCCCCCACTTGTACCTATTGAAGAAGAACAGTGTGATCCGCCAGTTGTACCTATTAAAGAGATACAGTGCAATCCCTCAGTTGTACCTATTGAGAAAGAGGTGGACTGTGGTACTGAAAGTAAGCCTGAGTGTGAAGGTCAGTCTTTGGAGCCATCATTGAGCCCTGCATCCAGTAACATGGACCCAGAGTCTTCTACTATTGAAATTAgtgatgaacagaataatgagAGGGAATCTACGAGCCCTACAGACGCTGAAACTGATACTGCAGATGTCCAAGAACCATCAGAGGCATCAGAAGTGAATGCAAACACTGAGGAGGACAGAAATGCTCAAGAGCAAACACTGGGGGATGTTGAACCTAATCTCCAAATGCTACCGGAGAAGAAGGAAGAGGATTTATCAGGGTCTAAAATTGCAGAAGTTTCAACTGTTCAAGCGCTTGCAAATTGTAAGAAGGACACAGATTCCATTCCTCCAAAAGTTTTAAGTACAAAACACACAGTGTCTTCAGATAGATGTTTGCGCAGTAGAGTTTCAAAAGCCAGTGTTGACGTAGTGAAAGACTCTGTAAAGCATGGTGCGTCTGAACCTGTTGATCATGCCAATGATGCAAACACGAAGACTCAGTCTGCTGAAACTGACGTTTGTACTGGGGAAGAACATAATTCTGAGCCTGTAGAGATTCCTATAGAGAAACCGAACCATCCAGTTATAGATAATGCAGTCAAAACGACACCGAAATCAAAAGGTGGGAAAGCCAAGCAACAAAGTCCAAAAGTTGAAATGAATGAGCCACCGAGTGTTTTGCCTCCTGAAGTACTTCCAGAGACTATAAGCACTGCTTCCAATACTACAGAGAgtgaaaaacaacacaaaatgaaCAGTCAAGCCTCTGAAAACTTGACACTTAGAAGTAAAAGCAGTCCTATTGAACTGCCGGTTAGTGGAGACTGTTCTCCCAACAAAAAGTCTCCACATAGCTCTGAAAATATGCTTTTGAGAAGCAGAAGTAACACTGAAAAAATCTGTGGTAGTAAATCAAACAGTCTGACTGACGGCCATTCGGAAACGCAAGGGCAGACGCCTTTAAGAGAAAACAGTTCTACAAGTGATCAAGGGAGTATTGGAGATTTGTGTACACCTTCAGAGAGCGCAACCCGTATGCCTCTAAGAAGCAGAACTATTAGCACTAATAAACAAACTGTTACCAGGGAATCTCCTGTTAAGTGTTCCATTAAAAGTGAACCTGCTAGTTCACCCTCCAGTAAGAAAATAGAGGCTAATGGGCACATGCCTTTAAGAAGCAGTGCCGGCGTAACAGCAGAACAACCCTGCAATGACAAATCTGCATTAGAGAGCCCTGGGCGTATGTCTTTAAGAAGAGGGAACGCATCAAATACAGAAAAGCCTTGTGGCTCAACAACACCCCCTACTGCAAATAAACGCCCTTCAAGGATACATAAGGTTTCGGCATCCTCAAGCGGGGACGCCGAAGAGATCCCATCCAGTTCAAAACtcgaaatacaaaataaaaagcaCACAGAGTCCCAGATTAAAGGCTCTGATGAATTCTTCCATGTACCCAGTCTTCCGAGGTCTGAACCAATTGTTTGTAATCCATCCAAATTTCTGGAGGCCCTCAGAGGAGAAGAACACCAGCaattaatttcaaatttaaaCGCAAAGTTTGATAAGATGCAGAAAGGTTGGGTTCAGATGGACAAGGAGGGTCAGCCTGCacccaaacacaaaaacaaagcagACAGGCTTAAAGAAATCTGGAAAAGCAAGCGCAGAGTCCGAAAGTCAAGACCGTTAGAGCAGCAGAAGTTTTCCCCTGTGCAAATGCTCTTCATGAAGCCCTTTGACTTGACTAGTATCTGCCGCTGGTTCCTGCAGTCGACTGAAACGAAATCCTTGGTGATTGTGAAAAAGGTGAACACCAGACTTCCCTCTGAAACGCAGTTGTGTTTCCACTCTTCGTCAGCAGGAGCGGGGTCTGCTAACGGGATATTCCCAAGCCTCCAAGCCGAACGATTGAAGAAACATCTGAAAAAGTTTGCTATTGCATCGCCGGTGAAGAGTAACCCCAAGAATCAAAGGCTAATCTCAAAAGCTCTTGGTCAGGGTATCTCCTTGATGAGTAAAGAAAAGCCTAAACCTACAACAGCCACTCGGATCTGTACGAAAGCGCAGAGTCTTGCTGGAGTTACACCAGTGCAGGTTCCTGAAAGCATCAGTGCGACCGCAGGCAGTGCGAAGAATCCAGCAAGTGCTAGAATACTTCGGAAGTACTCGAACATGCGTGAGAAACTTCAGGTTCAGCAAAACAAGAAATGCAAAGAGAAAGCATTAAAGAGTGCTGGTTTGAAAGCGACGATTATTCCAAAGAAAGACGACAAAGAGAAACTGCAGACACAAAAAGGGCCAAaatctgtggttgttaaaaagaTCTCCTCTTTGAGCAAGACAGCGAAGGCAAACTCTGTCCTAAAAGAGCGGGCTTTGAAAAGTGAAGACGGCTCCTCTACAAAGAGGTTGCAGGGACTCAAAAGAATAACACAAGCCATTGGTGCGCACGCCTCCGCAAACAAATTGAGCAAAAAACTGGTCAGAACTGATAAAGCACAGCGAGTGAAATCGATTAAAGTTGACTCAAAGAAATCAGCGCTCCAGAAAATCCCTCCAGAACCACAGACTTTAGATGTGGACAGTAAGTCTTCAGAGGACCAGGTGTTGACAAGGTCTCAAAGAAAGATGGAAGGTGCTCCTTCGCAGACCGCCTCTCCGAAATCCACCATGAAGCGAGGCTTGGAGCCGCTGGTTACTccaacaaaacgtacacggacctcAAAACCATGA
- the wu:fc17b08 gene encoding uncharacterized protein wu:fc17b08 isoform X1, with protein sequence MANLATKRLCTNERFPVRQDSDCWRSKLIRSVGLDRISDLLLRTQILDDLRLLKDCKPASVSHSSFDEKCLFCCLRREKVKEHITALNKQIVESGGKPLLGKDPSNISRLEWQSDEFLSAVLHRNEYTPRIPDPHIPVVACGVMQQMLSKLTTYYTSRNSCSQDSLQTNGKKDQSLVKTSRVSSSAAVGALSAQNKFIMVDQDAPLDLSVKKIKVEDIQQDGVLDLSTKKNLSKDHLCLKNSPVHVSPAARLVKRDSIDLSLAQVGDLQSASTLEQFMSKLCLHHQHQIVDALGFLQSEVKTVSNHFQTPISTLPEKQATTSSSIVSSESRSEVQRPERTCSVDAALSIKTQSVARSQKTTSEDLNADVSSIATSEKTVDICKKEDFSSSSSCGTVVELENASSPVTKTTTDHQEIKKSLVSSLQQVKHGDSVKKCLCSAERCTCTAASDQEDLLSKHTDMSSVAQNEDAVVNPSTVHKASNVVLSVSPRTARKSRKGSCLRPRNGSLSCIISDPDSHCDLVYIKKSIIECQPQSRNRLHPRLNARKSTRGHKYVEEYLELKTVRTLARKPIHDSVGNCPVLLADLQTSVTPRQTLSGSVPLVNAPFTGDCMKNIIQKLSSEQIAEEEMPGDVVKVTGISLMVETSHTDKTETNSQISHEPSCKESEASMQIDVSLETVSCTPNAVEQEENMDVEEAKESTETTELAVETEQCDPPLVPIEEEQCDPPVVPIKEIQCNPSVVPIEKEVDCGTESKPECEGQSLEPSLSPASSNMDPESSTIEISDEQNNERESTSPTDAETDTADVQEPSEASEVNANTEEDRNAQEQTLGDVEPNLQMLPEKKEEDLSGSKIAEVSTVQALANCKKDTDSIPPKVLSTKHTVSSDRCLRSRVSKASVDVVKDSVKHGASEPVDHANDANTKTQSAETDVCTGEEHNSEPVEIPIEKPNHPVIDNAVKTTPKSKGGKAKQQSPKVEMNEPPSVLPPEVLPETISTASNTTESEKQHKMNSQASENLTLRSKSSPIELPVSGDCSPNKKSPHSSENMLLRSRSNTEKICGSKSNSLTDGHSETQGQTPLRENSSTSDQGSIGDLCTPSESATRMPLRSRTISTNKQTVTRESPVKCSIKSEPASSPSSKKIEANGHMPLRSSAGVTAEQPCNDKSALESPGRMSLRRGNASNTEKPCGSTTPPTANKRPSRIHKVSASSSGDAEEIPSSSKLEIQNKKHTESQIKGSDEFFHVPSLPRSEPIVCNPSKFLEALRGEEHQQLISNLNAKFDKMQKGWVQMDKEGQPAPKHKNKADRLKEIWKSKRRVRKSRPLEQQKFSPVQMLFMKPFDLTSICRWFLQSTETKSLVIVKKVNTRLPSETQLCFHSSSAGAGSANGIFPSLQAERLKKHLKKFAIASPVKSNPKNQRLISKALGQGISLMSKEKPKPTTATRICTKAQSLAGVTPVQVPESISATAGSAKNPASARILRKYSNMREKLQVQQNKKCKEKALKSAGLKATIIPKKDDKEKLQTQKGPKSVVVKKISSLSKTAKANSVLKERALKSEDGSSTKRLQGLKRITQAIGAHASANKLSKKLVRTDKAQRVKSIKVDSKKSALQKIPPEPQTLDVDSKSSEDQVLTRSQRKMEGAPSQTASPKSTMKRGLEPLVTPTKRTRTSKP encoded by the exons GGCTTTTGAAAG ATTGTAAGCCTGCGAGCGTGTCACATTCATCATTTGATGAAAAATGTCTTTTCTGCTGCTTAAGACGAGAAAAAGTGaag GAGCATATAACTGCACTCAACAAGCAGATTGTGGAAAGTGGAGGAAAACCTTTACTAGGTAAAGACCCTTCTAATATCAGCAGGCTCGAGTGGCAGTCCGATGAATTCCTCAGCGCAGTGTTACACAGAAATG AATACACACCAAGAATTCCCGATCCGCACATCCCCGTGGTGGCTTGTGGTGTCATGCAGCAGATGCTCAGCAAGTTAACTACATACTATACCTCAAGAAACAGCTGCTCTCAGGACTCCCTTCAAACCAATGGAAAAAAGGACCAAAGCCTTGTGAAAACCAGCCGAGTCTCTTCATCTGCTGCTGTCGGTGCATTATCTGCTCAGAATAAGTTCATCATGGTGGACCAAGACGCCCCGCTGGACCTCTCTGTGAAGAAGATTAAAGTAGAGGACATCCAGCAAG ATGGAGTTCTTGATCTTTCAACTAAGAAGAATTTAAGCAAAGACCATTTGTGTTTAAAGAACTCTCCAGTCCACGTCAGTCCGGCTGCACGGTTGGTTAAAag GGACTCCATCGATCTGAGTCTTGCCCAAGTGGGGGATCTACAGTCGGCCTCCACTTTGGAACAGTTCATGTCTAAGCTGTGTTTGCATCATCAGCATCAGATAGTTGACGCATTAGGCTTCTTACAAAGCGAAGTCAAGACCGTGTCCAACCATTTCCAAACACCTATTTCAACTTTGCCCGAGAAGCAAGCAACAACCAGCAGCAGTATTGTGTCCTCTGAAAGCAGGTCCGAGGTTCAGCGGCCTGAAAGAACTTGCTCTGTGGATGCTGCTTTGAGCATTAAGACTCAATCTGTTGCTAGAAGTCAAAAAACTACTTCAGAGGATTTAAACGCTGATGTTAGCAGTATTGCAACCAGTGAAAAAACAGTTGACATTTGTAAGAAGGAAGATTTCTCATCTTCTTCATCGTGTGGAACAGTTGTTGAGCTGGAAAATGCAAGTTCTCCAGTGACTAAGACGACTACTGatcatcaggaaattaaaaagtCTTTAGTTTCAAGCCTTCAGCAAGTGAAACATGGTGATTCTGTAAAGAAATGTCTGTGCAGTGCTGAGCGGTGTACATGTACTGCGGCATCTGATCAAGAAGACCTGCtatcaaaacacacagacatgtcCTCGGTTGCTCAAAACGAGGATGCAGTTGTAAACCCCTCCACAGTTCACAAAGCATCTAATGTTGTTTTATCAGTTTCTCCAAGAACTGCCAGGAAAAGCAGAAAAGGGTCATGCCTCAGGCCAAGGAATGGCTCTTTAAGCTGTATTATTAGTGATCCTGATAGCCACTGTGACttggtttatataaaaaaatcaataatagaATGTCAGCCTCAATCTCGTAATCGACTGCATCCACGACTGAATGCCCGAAAGAGCACAAGAGGGCACAAGTACGTTGAGGAGTATTTGGAGCTAAAAACCGTCCGAACACTGGCACGTAAACCTATACATGATTCCGTTGGGAATTGTCCCGTGCTTTTGGCAGACTTGCAAACTTCAGTAACTCCGAGGCAGACTCTTTCTGGAAGTGTTCCTCTAGTAAATGCGCCCTTTACAGGGGACTGCATGAAGAACATTATTCAGAAGTTATCATCGGAGCAGATAGCGGAGGAGGAAATGCCAGGGGATGTGGTCAAAGTTACCGGTATAAGTCTGATGGTTGAAACCAGTCACACTGATAAAACTGAAACAAATAGCCAAATTTCCCACGAGCCTTCATGTAAGGAGAGTGAAGCAAGTATGCAGATAGATGTGAGTTTAGAAACTGTGAGTTGTACTCCAAATGCAGTAGAGCAAGAAGAAAACATGGATGTGGAAGAAGCCAAAGAGTCCACAGAAACAACAGAACTGGCTGTAGAGACAGAACAGTGTGATCCCCCACTTGTACCTATTGAAGAAGAACAGTGTGATCCGCCAGTTGTACCTATTAAAGAGATACAGTGCAATCCCTCAGTTGTACCTATTGAGAAAGAGGTGGACTGTGGTACTGAAAGTAAGCCTGAGTGTGAAGGTCAGTCTTTGGAGCCATCATTGAGCCCTGCATCCAGTAACATGGACCCAGAGTCTTCTACTATTGAAATTAgtgatgaacagaataatgagAGGGAATCTACGAGCCCTACAGACGCTGAAACTGATACTGCAGATGTCCAAGAACCATCAGAGGCATCAGAAGTGAATGCAAACACTGAGGAGGACAGAAATGCTCAAGAGCAAACACTGGGGGATGTTGAACCTAATCTCCAAATGCTACCGGAGAAGAAGGAAGAGGATTTATCAGGGTCTAAAATTGCAGAAGTTTCAACTGTTCAAGCGCTTGCAAATTGTAAGAAGGACACAGATTCCATTCCTCCAAAAGTTTTAAGTACAAAACACACAGTGTCTTCAGATAGATGTTTGCGCAGTAGAGTTTCAAAAGCCAGTGTTGACGTAGTGAAAGACTCTGTAAAGCATGGTGCGTCTGAACCTGTTGATCATGCCAATGATGCAAACACGAAGACTCAGTCTGCTGAAACTGACGTTTGTACTGGGGAAGAACATAATTCTGAGCCTGTAGAGATTCCTATAGAGAAACCGAACCATCCAGTTATAGATAATGCAGTCAAAACGACACCGAAATCAAAAGGTGGGAAAGCCAAGCAACAAAGTCCAAAAGTTGAAATGAATGAGCCACCGAGTGTTTTGCCTCCTGAAGTACTTCCAGAGACTATAAGCACTGCTTCCAATACTACAGAGAgtgaaaaacaacacaaaatgaaCAGTCAAGCCTCTGAAAACTTGACACTTAGAAGTAAAAGCAGTCCTATTGAACTGCCGGTTAGTGGAGACTGTTCTCCCAACAAAAAGTCTCCACATAGCTCTGAAAATATGCTTTTGAGAAGCAGAAGTAACACTGAAAAAATCTGTGGTAGTAAATCAAACAGTCTGACTGACGGCCATTCGGAAACGCAAGGGCAGACGCCTTTAAGAGAAAACAGTTCTACAAGTGATCAAGGGAGTATTGGAGATTTGTGTACACCTTCAGAGAGCGCAACCCGTATGCCTCTAAGAAGCAGAACTATTAGCACTAATAAACAAACTGTTACCAGGGAATCTCCTGTTAAGTGTTCCATTAAAAGTGAACCTGCTAGTTCACCCTCCAGTAAGAAAATAGAGGCTAATGGGCACATGCCTTTAAGAAGCAGTGCCGGCGTAACAGCAGAACAACCCTGCAATGACAAATCTGCATTAGAGAGCCCTGGGCGTATGTCTTTAAGAAGAGGGAACGCATCAAATACAGAAAAGCCTTGTGGCTCAACAACACCCCCTACTGCAAATAAACGCCCTTCAAGGATACATAAGGTTTCGGCATCCTCAAGCGGGGACGCCGAAGAGATCCCATCCAGTTCAAAACtcgaaatacaaaataaaaagcaCACAGAGTCCCAGATTAAAGGCTCTGATGAATTCTTCCATGTACCCAGTCTTCCGAGGTCTGAACCAATTGTTTGTAATCCATCCAAATTTCTGGAGGCCCTCAGAGGAGAAGAACACCAGCaattaatttcaaatttaaaCGCAAAGTTTGATAAGATGCAGAAAGGTTGGGTTCAGATGGACAAGGAGGGTCAGCCTGCacccaaacacaaaaacaaagcagACAGGCTTAAAGAAATCTGGAAAAGCAAGCGCAGAGTCCGAAAGTCAAGACCGTTAGAGCAGCAGAAGTTTTCCCCTGTGCAAATGCTCTTCATGAAGCCCTTTGACTTGACTAGTATCTGCCGCTGGTTCCTGCAGTCGACTGAAACGAAATCCTTGGTGATTGTGAAAAAGGTGAACACCAGACTTCCCTCTGAAACGCAGTTGTGTTTCCACTCTTCGTCAGCAGGAGCGGGGTCTGCTAACGGGATATTCCCAAGCCTCCAAGCCGAACGATTGAAGAAACATCTGAAAAAGTTTGCTATTGCATCGCCGGTGAAGAGTAACCCCAAGAATCAAAGGCTAATCTCAAAAGCTCTTGGTCAGGGTATCTCCTTGATGAGTAAAGAAAAGCCTAAACCTACAACAGCCACTCGGATCTGTACGAAAGCGCAGAGTCTTGCTGGAGTTACACCAGTGCAGGTTCCTGAAAGCATCAGTGCGACCGCAGGCAGTGCGAAGAATCCAGCAAGTGCTAGAATACTTCGGAAGTACTCGAACATGCGTGAGAAACTTCAGGTTCAGCAAAACAAGAAATGCAAAGAGAAAGCATTAAAGAGTGCTGGTTTGAAAGCGACGATTATTCCAAAGAAAGACGACAAAGAGAAACTGCAGACACAAAAAGGGCCAAaatctgtggttgttaaaaagaTCTCCTCTTTGAGCAAGACAGCGAAGGCAAACTCTGTCCTAAAAGAGCGGGCTTTGAAAAGTGAAGACGGCTCCTCTACAAAGAGGTTGCAGGGACTCAAAAGAATAACACAAGCCATTGGTGCGCACGCCTCCGCAAACAAATTGAGCAAAAAACTGGTCAGAACTGATAAAGCACAGCGAGTGAAATCGATTAAAGTTGACTCAAAGAAATCAGCGCTCCAGAAAATCCCTCCAGAACCACAGACTTTAGATGTGGACAGTAAGTCTTCAGAGGACCAGGTGTTGACAAGGTCTCAAAGAAAGATGGAAGGTGCTCCTTCGCAGACCGCCTCTCCGAAATCCACCATGAAGCGAGGCTTGGAGCCGCTGGTTACTccaacaaaacgtacacggacctcAAAACCATGA